The Saccharopolyspora gloriosae genome window below encodes:
- the nhaA gene encoding Na+/H+ antiporter NhaA — translation MTEPESESAPDGARSKVFDFAEYLRTETVGGMVLLVATALALIAANSPVSGLYEGVRDFSVGPHALHLDLTVGEWVKDGLLAIFFFVAGLELKRELVVGELADRKTATLPVLAAFGGMVVPAAMAFAIGYGAPGAGQAWAIPVATDIAFALGVLSLTGSGMPTAARVFLLSLAVVDDLGAIIVIAVLFTDGLSVLALLAAVVLCAAYWFAQRKRITTPYLYLPLALATWVAVHSSGIHATIAGVALGLLTRVRTDPDETASPSMRLEHRLQPWSAGLIVPVFAFFAAGVPVNGEALGALFHDRIPIAVMAGLFFGKFLGIFGTSYLAVKLGLGSRPAGVTWRDLSALAMLGGVGFTVSLLIAELSLAGDAAERAKTAVLIASALASLVASAMLLRRGRRAARERN, via the coding sequence ATGACCGAACCCGAATCCGAATCCGCCCCCGACGGCGCGCGCTCCAAGGTCTTCGACTTCGCCGAGTACCTGCGCACCGAAACCGTCGGCGGCATGGTCCTGCTGGTCGCGACGGCCCTCGCGCTGATCGCGGCGAACTCCCCGGTCAGCGGCCTCTACGAAGGCGTGCGGGACTTCTCCGTCGGACCGCACGCGCTGCACCTCGACCTCACCGTCGGCGAATGGGTCAAGGACGGGCTGCTGGCGATCTTCTTCTTCGTCGCCGGGCTGGAGCTCAAGCGGGAACTCGTCGTCGGGGAACTCGCCGACCGCAAGACCGCGACGCTGCCCGTGCTGGCCGCGTTCGGCGGCATGGTCGTGCCCGCCGCGATGGCCTTCGCCATCGGGTACGGCGCCCCGGGCGCCGGCCAGGCGTGGGCGATCCCGGTGGCGACCGACATCGCGTTCGCGCTGGGCGTGCTGTCGCTGACCGGATCGGGGATGCCGACCGCGGCACGGGTGTTCCTGCTCAGCCTCGCCGTCGTCGACGACCTCGGCGCCATCATCGTCATCGCCGTGCTGTTCACCGACGGGCTGAGCGTGCTCGCGCTGCTCGCGGCGGTCGTGCTCTGCGCCGCCTACTGGTTCGCGCAGCGCAAGCGGATCACCACCCCGTACCTCTACCTGCCGCTGGCGCTGGCCACCTGGGTCGCGGTGCACAGCAGCGGCATCCACGCCACCATCGCCGGGGTCGCGCTCGGGCTGCTGACCAGGGTGCGGACCGATCCGGACGAGACCGCCTCGCCGTCGATGCGGCTCGAACACCGGCTGCAGCCCTGGTCGGCCGGGCTGATCGTGCCGGTGTTCGCGTTCTTCGCCGCCGGGGTGCCGGTGAACGGCGAAGCGCTCGGCGCGCTGTTCCACGACCGCATCCCGATCGCCGTGATGGCCGGGTTGTTCTTCGGCAAGTTCCTCGGCATCTTCGGCACCTCCTACCTGGCGGTGAAGCTCGGGCTCGGTTCGCGGCCCGCCGGAGTCACCTGGCGGGACCTGTCGGCGCTGGCGATGCTCGGCGGCGTCGGCTTCACCGTGAGCCTGCTCATCGCCGAGCTGTCACTGGCCGGGGACGCGGCCGAGCGGGCCAAGACGGCGGTGCTCATCGCCTCCGCGCTCGCCTCGCTCGTCGCCTCCGCGATGCTGCTGCGGCGCGGTCGGCGGGCCGCCCGTGAGCGGAACTGA
- a CDS encoding phage holin family protein produces MAGVNSAQKNQQGSSDGAAWSAVTSLPLSEEGTGAGSEQSIGALVRDATAHLSTLVRAEIELAKAEVTGEVKKGVKGSVFFVLALAVLGFSMFFLFFTLAEGLNALGIWRWASFGIVFLLMLLVAGLFGLLGYLRVRKIRAPKRTIATLKDTKQLTKRRGQDSAHEAITS; encoded by the coding sequence ATGGCGGGCGTGAACAGCGCCCAGAAGAACCAGCAAGGCAGCAGCGACGGCGCAGCCTGGTCGGCCGTCACGTCCCTCCCGCTGTCCGAAGAGGGCACTGGCGCGGGCAGCGAGCAGTCGATCGGCGCCCTCGTGCGCGACGCGACCGCGCACCTGTCGACGCTGGTCCGCGCGGAGATCGAACTGGCGAAGGCCGAAGTCACCGGTGAGGTCAAGAAGGGCGTCAAAGGCAGCGTCTTCTTCGTCCTCGCGCTGGCCGTGCTCGGCTTCAGCATGTTCTTCCTCTTCTTCACGCTCGCCGAAGGCCTCAACGCGCTCGGCATCTGGCGCTGGGCCTCCTTCGGGATCGTGTTCCTGCTGATGCTGCTCGTGGCCGGTCTGTTCGGACTGCTCGGCTACCTGCGAGTGCGCAAGATCCGAGCGCCGAAGCGCACCATCGCGACGCTCAAGGACACCAAGCAGCTCACCAAGCGCCGCGGGCAGGACTCGGCCCACGAGGCCATCACGAGCTAG
- a CDS encoding MarP family serine protease: protein MNWVDLLVVALALLAAVSGARNGLVTALFSFLGVFVGAIVGLRVAPLLLERLDSQPARIGFGVGIVVLLVAFGETFGMWAGRELRDRITSPKLTGVDNVLGAVLQCVAVFVVAWLVALPFTSATAMPGLASAITRSQVLSQVDSVMPPAVKSLPDDLRRMLGVSGFPDALEPFSKTPVAAIDPPDQALAASDVVRNAQTSVVKVRGRAASCARALEGTGFVVAPNRVMTNAHVVAGTDRVAIEVGRGEFSADVVMFDPATDLAVLAVPDLDADAMPLDRAEVPPGASVIALGYPLDGPYTASAGRLRQRINLRGPDIYDANTVVRDVYTVRGKVQSGNSGGPLIDPEGDVVGVVFGAAVDDPETGFALTADEVSDEVAEASSLTTPVPTGECTG from the coding sequence GTGAACTGGGTCGATCTGCTGGTGGTGGCGCTGGCGCTGCTGGCCGCCGTGTCCGGTGCGCGCAACGGCCTGGTCACCGCGTTGTTCTCGTTCCTCGGGGTGTTCGTCGGCGCGATCGTGGGGCTGCGGGTGGCGCCGCTGCTGCTGGAGCGCTTGGACAGCCAACCGGCCCGGATCGGTTTCGGCGTGGGCATCGTCGTGCTGCTGGTGGCGTTCGGCGAGACCTTCGGCATGTGGGCGGGCCGGGAGCTGCGGGACCGGATCACCTCGCCGAAGTTGACCGGCGTGGACAACGTGCTGGGTGCGGTGCTGCAGTGCGTGGCCGTGTTCGTGGTCGCCTGGCTGGTGGCGCTGCCGTTCACCTCGGCCACGGCGATGCCGGGACTGGCGTCGGCGATCACCCGGTCGCAGGTGCTCAGCCAGGTGGACTCGGTCATGCCCCCGGCGGTGAAGTCGTTGCCGGACGACCTGCGCCGGATGCTCGGCGTGAGCGGGTTCCCGGACGCGCTGGAGCCGTTCTCGAAGACTCCGGTGGCCGCGATCGACCCGCCGGACCAGGCGCTGGCCGCCAGTGACGTGGTGCGCAACGCCCAGACGAGCGTGGTGAAGGTGCGGGGCCGCGCGGCCTCGTGCGCGCGGGCGCTGGAGGGCACCGGCTTCGTCGTGGCCCCGAACCGGGTGATGACGAACGCCCACGTGGTGGCCGGCACGGATCGGGTGGCGATCGAGGTGGGCCGCGGTGAGTTCTCCGCGGACGTGGTGATGTTCGATCCGGCGACCGACCTGGCGGTGCTGGCGGTACCGGACCTGGACGCGGACGCGATGCCGCTGGACCGGGCGGAGGTGCCGCCCGGCGCCAGCGTGATCGCGCTTGGCTACCCGCTGGACGGCCCGTACACGGCGTCCGCGGGCCGGTTGCGCCAGCGCATCAACCTGCGCGGCCCGGACATCTACGACGCGAACACCGTGGTGCGGGACGTCTACACGGTGCGCGGCAAGGTGCAGAGCGGGAACTCGGGCGGTCCGCTGATCGACCCGGAGGGCGATGTGGTGGGCGTCGTGTTCGGCGCCGCCGTGGACGACCCGGAGACGGGTTTCGCGCTGACCGCGGACGAGGTGTCCGACGAGGTCGCGGAGGCCTCGTCGCTGACGACGCCGGTCCCCACCGGCGAGTGCACCGGCTGA
- a CDS encoding NUDIX domain-containing protein, with translation MTDRVVDGADAPEWLRPLVRRSVDIDQGHFGWPRLRPPRSARPAAVLILFGEHADGPDVLLLRRADGLSSHPGQVAFPGGSIDDTDAGPVDAALREAQEEVGVLPEGIRPLATLPELHVPHSGFRVTPVLAHWREPSPVAPVDLGETRAVARVPLSWLADPANRVLVGLRDGRRGPAFLVPGMLVWGFTGALLSGVLDLGGWSESWEGAEMLELDEAWRAAEEAADVGFDR, from the coding sequence GTGACGGACCGCGTGGTCGACGGAGCGGACGCGCCGGAGTGGCTGCGCCCGCTGGTCCGGCGCAGCGTCGACATCGACCAGGGGCACTTCGGCTGGCCGCGGCTCCGGCCGCCGCGCAGCGCCCGCCCGGCGGCGGTCCTGATCCTGTTCGGCGAGCACGCGGACGGCCCGGACGTGCTGCTGCTGCGCCGCGCGGACGGGCTCAGCTCGCACCCCGGCCAGGTCGCCTTCCCGGGCGGTTCGATCGACGACACCGACGCGGGCCCGGTCGACGCGGCCCTGCGCGAGGCGCAGGAAGAGGTCGGCGTGCTGCCCGAGGGCATCCGGCCGCTGGCGACGCTGCCGGAGCTGCACGTTCCGCACAGCGGTTTCCGGGTGACACCGGTGCTCGCGCATTGGCGGGAACCGTCTCCGGTGGCCCCGGTCGACCTCGGGGAGACTCGAGCGGTGGCGCGGGTGCCGCTGTCGTGGCTCGCGGATCCGGCGAACCGGGTCCTGGTGGGGCTGCGGGACGGGCGGCGGGGGCCCGCCTTCCTCGTGCCGGGGATGCTGGTCTGGGGGTTCACCGGCGCGTTGCTGTCCGGCGTGCTCGACCTCGGGGGCTGGTCCGAGAGCTGGGAGGGTGCCGAGATGCTGGAGTTGGACGAGGCGTGGCGGGCCGCGGAGGAGGCTGCCGACGTCGGCTTCGACCGGTGA
- a CDS encoding TlpA disulfide reductase family protein: MSRWRGLREFRREIQWTVVVLVLAGLAVVALWPGGSGDGGGQAGSPPGSEQRAAPPVDPALRAGLEPCPPPRPGGPAELAGTTGTCLADGRPVDVGAALAGRPALVNVWATWCGPCRTELPALQSYAERPGSIPVLGVQVQSDEAGGLELLRDLGARFPAVHDADGSVRSALRVPNVLPASFVITAGGEVRRIDPPEVFESADAVDAAVRRTLGGRS, translated from the coding sequence GTGAGCCGGTGGCGGGGTCTGCGCGAGTTCCGCCGCGAGATCCAGTGGACGGTCGTCGTGCTGGTGCTGGCGGGCCTGGCCGTGGTCGCCCTGTGGCCGGGCGGGTCCGGCGACGGCGGCGGGCAGGCCGGGAGCCCGCCGGGGTCGGAGCAGCGCGCGGCGCCGCCGGTCGATCCGGCGCTGCGCGCCGGGCTCGAACCCTGCCCGCCGCCGCGGCCCGGCGGTCCCGCGGAGCTGGCCGGGACGACCGGCACCTGCCTCGCCGACGGCCGCCCGGTGGACGTCGGCGCCGCCCTAGCGGGACGGCCCGCGCTGGTCAACGTGTGGGCGACCTGGTGCGGCCCGTGCCGCACCGAGCTGCCCGCGCTGCAGTCCTACGCCGAACGCCCCGGCTCGATCCCGGTGCTGGGCGTGCAGGTGCAGAGCGACGAGGCGGGCGGCCTGGAGCTGCTGCGCGACCTCGGTGCGCGGTTCCCCGCCGTGCACGACGCGGACGGGTCGGTGCGGTCGGCGCTGCGGGTGCCGAACGTGCTGCCCGCGAGCTTCGTGATCACCGCGGGCGGTGAGGTCCGGCGGATCGATCCGCCGGAGGTGTTCGAGTCCGCGGACGCGGTGGACGCCGCCGTCCGCCGCACCTTGGGAGGCCGGTCGTGA
- the nth gene encoding endonuclease III, producing the protein MVRTLAEAYPDAHCELDFGDPLQLAVATILSAQCTDKRVNQVTPALFARYPEAADYAGADRTELEELIRSTGFYRNKANSLMGLGAALVEKHDGQVPPRLADLVKLPGIGRKTANVILGNAFDVPGITVDTHFGRLVRRWGWTAEEDPVKVEHAIGELIPRKEWTMLSHYVIFHGRRVCHARKPACGACLLAKDCPAFGAGPEEPQAAAKLVRGPEAPRLLELAGVADELDEKTVEQAAAKEPDA; encoded by the coding sequence ATGGTCCGCACCCTCGCCGAAGCCTATCCGGACGCGCACTGCGAGCTCGACTTCGGTGACCCGCTGCAACTGGCCGTGGCCACCATCCTGTCCGCGCAGTGCACGGACAAGCGGGTCAACCAGGTCACCCCCGCCCTGTTCGCGCGCTACCCGGAGGCCGCCGACTACGCGGGCGCCGACCGGACCGAGCTGGAGGAGCTGATCCGCTCCACCGGCTTCTACCGGAACAAGGCGAACTCCCTGATGGGCTTGGGCGCCGCGCTCGTGGAAAAGCACGACGGGCAGGTGCCGCCGCGACTGGCGGACCTGGTGAAGCTGCCGGGCATCGGCCGCAAGACCGCCAACGTGATCCTCGGCAACGCCTTCGACGTCCCCGGCATCACGGTCGACACGCACTTCGGCCGGTTGGTGCGCCGCTGGGGCTGGACGGCGGAGGAGGACCCGGTCAAGGTCGAGCACGCGATCGGCGAGCTGATCCCCCGCAAGGAGTGGACGATGCTCTCGCACTACGTGATCTTCCACGGGCGCCGCGTGTGCCACGCGCGCAAGCCGGCGTGCGGCGCGTGCCTGCTGGCGAAGGACTGCCCGGCGTTCGGCGCGGGCCCCGAGGAGCCGCAGGCCGCGGCGAAGCTGGTCCGCGGCCCGGAGGCGCCGCGGCTGCTGGAGCTGGCCGGGGTCGCCGACGAGCTGGACGAGAAGACCGTCGAGCAGGCCGCGGCGAAGGAGCCGGACGCGTGA
- a CDS encoding Crp/Fnr family transcriptional regulator → MDETLSRAGIFQGVEPAAAEALTQSLEPSEFPRGHVIFAEGEPGDRLYIIQNGKVKLGRKSPDGRENLLAIMGPSDMFGELSIFDPGPRTSTATTVTEVRALTMDRSALRQWIGTRPEIAEQLLRVVARRLRRTNGMLADLIFTDVPGRVAKALLQLAQRFGSQEAGLLRVTHDLTQEEIAQYVGASRETVNKALADFAHRGWLRLEGKSVLILDPERLARRAR, encoded by the coding sequence GTGGACGAGACTCTTTCCCGCGCCGGAATCTTCCAGGGCGTGGAACCGGCCGCAGCGGAGGCGCTGACCCAATCGCTGGAACCGTCCGAGTTCCCGCGTGGACACGTGATCTTCGCCGAGGGCGAGCCGGGCGACCGGCTATACATCATCCAGAACGGCAAGGTCAAGCTCGGGCGCAAGTCCCCGGACGGCCGCGAGAACCTGCTGGCGATCATGGGGCCGTCGGACATGTTCGGCGAGCTGTCCATCTTCGACCCGGGCCCGCGCACGTCGACGGCCACCACGGTGACCGAGGTGCGCGCGCTGACCATGGACCGCAGCGCGCTGCGGCAGTGGATCGGCACCCGCCCGGAGATCGCCGAGCAGCTGCTGCGGGTCGTCGCGCGCAGGCTGCGCCGGACCAACGGCATGCTCGCCGACCTGATCTTCACCGACGTTCCCGGTCGCGTCGCCAAGGCGCTGCTGCAGCTCGCGCAGCGCTTCGGCAGCCAGGAAGCGGGCTTGCTGCGGGTCACCCACGACCTCACGCAGGAAGAGATCGCGCAGTACGTCGGCGCCTCGCGGGAGACCGTGAACAAGGCGCTGGCCGACTTCGCGCACCGCGGCTGGCTGCGGCTGGAAGGCAAGAGCGTGCTGATCCTCGATCCCGAGCGGTTGGCCCGCCGCGCACGCTGA